In Oleiharenicola lentus, the following are encoded in one genomic region:
- a CDS encoding malectin domain-containing carbohydrate-binding protein, producing MNTGWRTIADDDDRTKYDGFEQPGYDDSSWQRVDVPHNWDDYGGARRLVHGNRHGYAWYRRSFEIKPWEKGRRAFLFFEGVGSYATVWVNGKLAGKHAGGRTTFTLDVTDLLKSDGPNLLAVRADHPAGITDLPWVCGGCSTAVGFSEGSQPMGIFRPVWIETTGHTRVEPFGVHVWNDGDATATSAKLHVAAEVRNYGLARKLKVTHVVVDGPRIVMGIEQEFLADEGLNTVKSRIDLKQIELWSPESPRLYGLVTMIYEGSLQLDAVHTYFGIRTVQWPKPDDPLPAPFRLNGQPVFLNGTCEYEHLLGNSHAFTDEQIAARVDQTKATGFNAMRDAHQPHNLRYQDHWDREGILWWPQFISQIWFDTPEFRANFKTLLREWVRERRNNPSNVLWGLANESKLPEDFARECVAIIRELDPTAVDQRIVTTCNGGTGTDWNVPQNWTGTYGGDPATYAEDLKKQKFIGEYGAWRSLGLHSEGGYIADGVRSEDRADAIFAMKIRLAESIRDQVPGHFHWLLATHDNPGRTIGAKGQQGTDGWAELDRIGPANNKGLLTLWGEPTDAYHLYRASYVSAAKDPMVYIVSHTWPDRWTEPGKKSGILVYSNCEEVELFNGTDGRESLGVRRQGGPGVPFRWDDVHIRFNVLTAVGRVGGKVVARDAVVLQHLPAAPGLETLRGTVTNLTAADPAWNYLYRVNCGGPDYTDGNGVRWAADRDFVAGLNSGSTSWAMAYPGVAPRLGSQRASAEVIRGTDDQALFQAYRYGREKLRYRFAVPDGDYRVELYFMEPWYGAGGGNCAGWRLFDVAINGDTVLRNLDLWQEAGFAGAVKKVVNARVSGGWLEVSFPRVASYQAVISAIAIAAKDPAARAPAETAVAVTTSKAPSTDAAFSLGEATYPVSAAKRDGNRLSWTITLGLGGGHDFALRYVNPGPEPLTAELQVTALDGTVMGKGQLSLELTPGATATVADLGMNAGDYTVTVTLPGKGAVKVEALIVR from the coding sequence TTGAACACCGGCTGGCGCACGATCGCCGACGATGACGACCGCACGAAATACGACGGCTTCGAGCAGCCCGGCTATGACGATTCCTCGTGGCAGCGCGTGGACGTGCCGCACAACTGGGACGACTACGGCGGCGCGCGCCGCCTCGTGCACGGCAACCGCCACGGCTACGCGTGGTATCGGCGCAGCTTCGAGATCAAACCATGGGAAAAAGGCCGGCGTGCTTTTCTCTTCTTTGAGGGCGTAGGTTCCTACGCCACTGTCTGGGTGAACGGCAAATTGGCCGGCAAGCACGCCGGTGGACGAACGACTTTTACGCTCGATGTGACCGATCTTTTGAAGAGCGATGGCCCCAACCTGCTCGCGGTGCGCGCCGACCATCCGGCCGGCATCACCGACCTGCCTTGGGTCTGCGGCGGCTGCTCAACGGCGGTCGGCTTCTCCGAAGGCAGCCAGCCGATGGGTATATTTCGACCAGTATGGATCGAGACAACCGGCCATACGCGCGTCGAGCCGTTCGGCGTTCATGTGTGGAATGACGGTGATGCTACAGCCACCAGCGCAAAGCTTCATGTCGCAGCCGAGGTTCGCAACTACGGGTTGGCGCGGAAGCTGAAGGTCACGCATGTGGTTGTTGACGGGCCGCGCATAGTCATGGGCATTGAACAAGAATTTCTGGCAGACGAGGGCCTGAACACGGTGAAGAGCAGGATAGACTTGAAACAGATCGAACTTTGGTCACCCGAATCGCCGCGTCTCTATGGGCTGGTAACCATGATTTACGAAGGCTCGCTTCAGTTGGACGCAGTCCACACGTATTTCGGCATCCGCACCGTCCAATGGCCGAAGCCCGACGACCCGCTGCCCGCGCCGTTCCGGCTCAACGGCCAGCCGGTCTTCCTCAACGGCACTTGCGAATACGAGCACCTCCTCGGCAACAGCCATGCGTTCACGGACGAGCAGATCGCCGCGCGCGTGGACCAGACCAAGGCCACGGGCTTCAACGCCATGCGCGATGCCCACCAGCCGCACAATCTGCGCTATCAGGATCACTGGGACCGCGAGGGTATCCTGTGGTGGCCGCAGTTCATTTCGCAGATCTGGTTCGATACGCCGGAGTTTCGCGCGAACTTCAAGACCCTCCTCCGCGAGTGGGTGCGCGAGCGCCGCAACAACCCGTCGAACGTCCTCTGGGGCCTCGCCAATGAGAGCAAGCTGCCGGAGGACTTCGCCCGCGAGTGTGTGGCGATCATCCGGGAACTCGATCCCACTGCCGTGGACCAGCGCATCGTCACCACCTGCAACGGTGGCACGGGCACCGACTGGAACGTCCCGCAGAACTGGACCGGCACCTACGGCGGTGACCCCGCCACCTATGCCGAGGATTTGAAGAAACAGAAGTTCATCGGCGAATACGGCGCGTGGCGCAGCCTCGGCCTGCACAGCGAGGGCGGCTACATCGCCGACGGCGTGCGCAGCGAGGACCGGGCCGACGCGATTTTTGCGATGAAGATCCGCCTCGCCGAATCCATCCGCGACCAGGTGCCCGGGCATTTTCACTGGCTGCTCGCCACGCACGACAACCCCGGCCGCACCATCGGCGCGAAGGGCCAGCAGGGCACCGACGGCTGGGCCGAGCTCGACCGCATCGGTCCCGCCAACAACAAGGGCCTGCTCACCCTCTGGGGTGAACCGACCGACGCCTATCACCTCTACCGCGCGAGTTACGTGTCCGCAGCCAAGGACCCGATGGTTTACATCGTCTCGCACACCTGGCCTGACCGTTGGACGGAGCCGGGGAAGAAGAGCGGCATTCTCGTCTATTCGAACTGCGAGGAAGTCGAGCTGTTCAACGGCACCGATGGCCGCGAATCGCTCGGCGTGCGCCGGCAGGGCGGACCCGGCGTGCCGTTCCGTTGGGACGACGTGCACATCCGCTTCAACGTGCTCACCGCCGTGGGTCGCGTCGGCGGCAAGGTGGTGGCCCGCGACGCCGTCGTGCTGCAGCACCTGCCGGCCGCGCCCGGTCTCGAGACGCTGCGCGGCACCGTCACCAATCTCACCGCCGCCGACCCGGCGTGGAATTATCTCTACCGCGTGAACTGCGGCGGCCCCGACTACACCGACGGCAACGGCGTGCGCTGGGCGGCCGACCGTGATTTCGTCGCGGGGTTGAACTCGGGTTCGACCAGCTGGGCGATGGCTTATCCCGGCGTGGCCCCGCGCCTCGGCAGCCAGCGGGCGAGTGCCGAGGTGATCCGCGGCACGGACGATCAGGCGCTGTTCCAAGCCTACCGCTACGGCCGCGAGAAACTGCGTTACCGTTTTGCCGTGCCGGATGGCGATTATCGCGTGGAGCTCTATTTCATGGAGCCGTGGTATGGCGCAGGCGGGGGCAATTGCGCCGGCTGGCGGCTCTTTGACGTGGCGATCAACGGCGACACCGTGCTGCGCAATCTCGACCTGTGGCAGGAGGCAGGATTCGCCGGGGCGGTGAAGAAGGTTGTGAACGCGCGCGTCTCAGGCGGCTGGCTGGAGGTTTCGTTCCCGCGCGTCGCCTCGTATCAGGCGGTGATCTCCGCCATCGCCATCGCGGCGAAGGACCCGGCGGCCCGCGCGCCGGCGGAAACGGCCGTGGCCGTGACGACGAGCAAGGCTCCGTCCACCGACGCCGCCTTCTCGCTCGGCGAGGCCACGTATCCGGTTTCCGCTGCGAAGCGCGACGGCAACCGGCTCAGCTGGACCATCACGCTCGGCCTCGGAGGCGGCCACGATTTTGCCCTTCGTTACGTGAATCCCGGCCCCGAGCCGCTGACGGCAGAGCTGCAGGTCACCGCGCTCGACGGAACCGTGATGGGGAAGGGTCAGCTGTCGCTGGAGCTCACCCCCGGCGCCACCGCCACGGTCGCCGACCTCGGCATGAACGCCGGCGACTACACCGTCACGGTCACGCTGCCCGGGAAAGGCGCGGTGAAAGTCGAGGCGTTGATCGTGCGGTGA